Proteins from a single region of Sphingomonas sp.:
- a CDS encoding thioesterase family protein — translation MTPIADILAARTALDSGFACDIPPDWLQGRTAFGGLSAALALQAAIELEPDLPPLRSAQIAFIGPLDGTVTVTAARLRRGRNAAFIQADVASEAGLGLRATFVFMAALPSQLAHDEAPRAPVAAPATDAKTFIGPETSFIGNFEFIDSKEGLGPAEWLRWARLRARDGLDPFVELLAIGDALPPAALKLFEDKRVPLSSLNWQINFLSPVPATDNGWWLLTARSDTARAGNASQRMTLWNAAGEPIADAMQAVAIFG, via the coding sequence ATGACTCCGATCGCCGACATCCTCGCCGCCCGCACCGCACTCGACAGCGGCTTCGCCTGCGACATCCCGCCAGACTGGCTGCAGGGCCGCACCGCGTTCGGCGGGCTATCCGCGGCGCTCGCGCTGCAGGCGGCAATCGAACTGGAACCCGATCTTCCGCCGCTCCGCTCGGCGCAGATCGCATTCATCGGCCCGCTCGACGGCACGGTCACCGTCACCGCCGCCAGGCTCCGCCGTGGACGCAACGCCGCGTTTATCCAGGCCGATGTCGCCAGCGAAGCCGGCCTCGGCCTGCGCGCCACCTTCGTGTTCATGGCCGCCCTGCCCTCGCAACTCGCGCACGACGAAGCGCCGCGCGCGCCGGTCGCGGCGCCCGCTACCGACGCCAAGACCTTCATCGGCCCGGAAACCTCGTTCATCGGCAATTTCGAGTTCATCGACAGCAAGGAGGGTCTGGGTCCGGCCGAGTGGCTGCGCTGGGCGCGGCTGCGCGCCCGCGACGGTTTGGACCCGTTCGTCGAACTTCTCGCTATCGGCGACGCGCTGCCGCCCGCCGCGCTCAAATTGTTCGAGGACAAGCGCGTCCCGCTCAGTTCGCTCAACTGGCAGATCAATTTCCTGTCGCCTGTGCCCGCCACCGACAATGGCTGGTGGCTGCTCACCGCCCGGTCGGACACCGCCCGAGCCGGCAATGCGAGCCAGCGCATGACCCTGTGGAATGCCGCTGGCGAGCCAATCGCGGATGCGATGCAAGCCGTCGCCATTTTTGGCTGA
- a CDS encoding ca2+ sensor protein: MKKTVIAALLGTALLTGGAMAAAQDQTQPQDAPKRHRMMHDPLTMADINKDGIVTRDEVAASVAARFARLDTNKDGKITPEERHAARAAMRARMGRDEMDKGVRGPGMRHHGPDTDGDGAVSLDEQRARALKRFDFIDRNGDGKVDQAERQLVREMIREMTPRGRHGGHGLRSGGPDMPPRPHAPAGNGS, translated from the coding sequence ATGAAGAAGACCGTGATCGCTGCGCTGCTCGGCACGGCCCTGCTGACCGGCGGCGCAATGGCCGCTGCGCAGGACCAGACCCAACCGCAGGATGCGCCCAAGCGCCACCGCATGATGCATGACCCGCTGACCATGGCGGACATCAACAAGGACGGCATCGTCACACGCGATGAGGTCGCCGCCTCGGTCGCCGCGCGCTTCGCCAGGCTCGATACCAACAAGGACGGCAAGATCACCCCCGAGGAACGTCACGCTGCCCGCGCGGCGATGCGGGCCAGGATGGGAAGAGACGAGATGGACAAGGGTGTACGCGGCCCCGGCATGCGCCACCATGGACCTGATACAGATGGTGACGGCGCCGTGTCGCTCGACGAACAGCGCGCCCGGGCGCTGAAGCGCTTCGATTTCATCGACCGCAATGGCGACGGCAAGGTCGATCAGGCCGAGCGCCAGCTCGTCCGTGAGATGATCCGCGAAATGACACCGCGCGGCCGTCATGGCGGCCACGGTCTTCGGAGCGGTGGCCCGGATATGCCGCCTCGCCCTCACGCCCCGGCTGGCAACGGCAGCTAA
- a CDS encoding response regulator has translation MSEMPHLLLVDDERSIREPLAQYLTKQGFRVTQAGDAEGARARMAAYAIDLVVLDIMMPGEDGLSLCRHIRETGDTPVILLTARSEETDRIVGLEMGADDYVVKPFSPRELSARIKVILRRASAGGTRQNAPDSGSFAFAGWVLKTGERALVDRDGVSVPLSTGEYNLLHALVTRPRAVLTRDQLLDLTQGREAAAFDRAIDNQVSRLRKKIEADPKNPALIKTVWGGGYTLAAEVTRL, from the coding sequence ATGTCGGAAATGCCGCACCTCCTGCTCGTCGACGACGAGCGTTCGATCCGCGAGCCGCTTGCGCAGTATCTGACCAAGCAGGGTTTTCGCGTCACCCAGGCCGGCGATGCCGAGGGCGCGCGCGCGCGCATGGCCGCCTATGCTATCGATCTGGTGGTGCTCGATATCATGATGCCGGGCGAGGACGGCCTCAGCCTCTGCCGCCACATCCGCGAAACCGGCGACACCCCGGTGATCCTGCTAACCGCGCGGAGCGAGGAGACCGATCGCATCGTCGGGCTCGAAATGGGCGCCGACGATTATGTCGTGAAGCCCTTCTCCCCGCGCGAGCTTTCGGCACGCATCAAGGTGATCCTGCGCCGCGCCTCGGCCGGTGGCACCCGCCAGAACGCCCCCGACAGCGGCAGCTTCGCCTTTGCCGGCTGGGTGCTCAAGACCGGCGAGCGCGCGCTGGTCGATCGCGATGGCGTCTCGGTGCCGCTTTCGACCGGCGAATATAATTTGCTCCACGCGCTGGTGACCCGCCCCCGCGCGGTGCTGACCCGCGATCAGCTGCTCGATCTCACGCAGGGCCGCGAGGCCGCAGCCTTCGACCGGGCGATCGACAACCAGGTCAGCCGCCTGCGCAAGAAGATCGAGGCCGATCCGAAGAATCCCGCGCTGATCAAGACGGTTTGGGGTGGCGGCTACACGCTCGCCGCCGAGGTCACCCGTCTTTGA
- a CDS encoding HAMP domain-containing sensor histidine kinase — MRRFFPKSLTGQIALLVGIALFLAQAINFGLLLNERRGARFAQVIAPAVTRLADAAERINNPASRGADEDAGNRPGHRLPQRVERYASNPLTPPLDRRPDLENDIRNGLIDAGVQPGEVIAVTRPFRSDQLLTRKMSPGRAERLRRLGAELNVAVELPGKGWLMLRSGWPRSERALIWQLLAQTLILYVVVLLPVLWAGRRIARPLRNLAQATQRFRPGEQPDPVEERGPGDVRAVISAYNALSLRVNAMLDEKDRMLGAIGHDLRTPLAALRVRIESVEDDEDRNRMADTIDEMSRTLDDILSLARLGRPSEPMTEVDVSALVDAVVEDFRDLDKDVTFEEAPRLTMRLRPSLMRRAVRNLIENAVKYGGAAEVMLRNEGTHVAIHVCDRGPGIPPEKLDKVFDPFTRLEESRNRDTGGVGLGLALARAIVRDAGGEILLANRDGGGLAATITLPR, encoded by the coding sequence TTGAGGCGCTTCTTTCCCAAATCGCTGACCGGCCAGATCGCACTGCTCGTCGGGATCGCGCTGTTCTTGGCGCAGGCGATCAATTTCGGGCTGCTCCTCAACGAGCGCCGCGGCGCCCGCTTCGCGCAGGTGATCGCGCCCGCCGTCACCCGGCTCGCCGACGCGGCGGAGCGGATCAACAATCCGGCCTCGCGCGGTGCCGATGAAGACGCCGGCAATCGTCCCGGGCACCGCCTGCCTCAGCGTGTCGAGCGCTATGCAAGCAACCCGCTCACGCCGCCGCTCGACCGCCGTCCCGATCTGGAAAATGATATCCGCAACGGCTTGATCGACGCCGGCGTGCAGCCCGGCGAGGTGATCGCCGTCACCCGTCCGTTCCGAAGCGACCAGTTGCTCACGCGCAAGATGAGCCCGGGACGAGCCGAGCGGTTGCGGCGGCTCGGCGCCGAGCTGAATGTCGCGGTCGAGCTGCCCGGCAAGGGCTGGCTGATGCTGCGCTCGGGCTGGCCGCGCAGCGAGCGCGCGCTGATCTGGCAATTGCTCGCGCAAACGCTGATCCTCTATGTCGTGGTGCTGCTGCCCGTACTGTGGGCGGGGCGTCGCATTGCCCGCCCGCTGCGCAATCTGGCGCAGGCGACCCAGCGCTTCCGCCCCGGCGAACAGCCCGATCCGGTCGAAGAGCGCGGTCCGGGCGACGTCCGCGCCGTGATCTCGGCCTATAACGCGCTCAGCCTGCGCGTGAACGCGATGCTCGACGAGAAGGACCGGATGCTCGGCGCGATAGGCCACGATCTCCGCACGCCGCTGGCGGCGTTGCGCGTCCGCATCGAGTCGGTCGAGGACGATGAAGACCGCAACCGGATGGCCGACACCATCGACGAAATGAGCCGCACGCTCGATGACATCCTGTCGCTCGCCCGCCTCGGGCGACCGAGCGAGCCGATGACAGAGGTCGATGTCTCGGCACTGGTCGATGCCGTGGTCGAGGATTTCCGCGATCTCGACAAGGATGTGACCTTCGAGGAGGCGCCGCGCCTCACGATGCGACTGCGGCCTTCCCTGATGCGGAGGGCGGTGCGCAACCTGATCGAGAATGCGGTGAAATATGGCGGCGCCGCCGAAGTGATGCTTCGCAACGAAGGTACCCATGTCGCGATACACGTCTGCGACCGCGGGCCCGGCATCCCCCCGGAAAAGCTCGACAAGGTCTTCGACCCGTTCACCCGCCTCGAGGAATCGCGCAACCGCGACACCGGGGGCGTCGGGCTTGGCCTTGCCCTTGCCCGCGCGATCGTGCGCGATGCCGGTGGCGAGATACTCCTCGCCAATCGCGACGGCGGCGGGCTGGCCGCAACGATCACATTGCCCAGATAA
- the ndk gene encoding nucleoside-diphosphate kinase produces MAATRTFSIIKPDATRRNLTGAVTKMLEDGGLRVVASKRIQMTREQAEGFYAVHKERPFFGELVEFMISGPVVVQVLEGENAMQRNRDIMGATNPANAEPGTIRKELAESIEANSVHGSDSDENAAIEIAYFFKPEEIVG; encoded by the coding sequence ATGGCCGCGACCCGGACCTTTTCGATCATCAAGCCCGATGCCACTCGCCGCAACCTGACCGGCGCGGTCACCAAGATGCTGGAGGATGGCGGCCTGCGCGTCGTGGCTTCCAAGCGCATCCAGATGACTCGCGAACAGGCCGAGGGCTTCTACGCGGTGCACAAGGAGCGTCCTTTCTTCGGTGAGCTCGTTGAATTCATGATCTCGGGGCCCGTCGTCGTACAGGTGCTCGAGGGTGAGAACGCGATGCAGCGCAACCGCGACATCATGGGTGCCACCAACCCGGCGAATGCCGAGCCCGGCACGATCCGCAAGGAACTGGCCGAGTCGATCGAAGCCAATTCGGTGCACGGTTCGGATTCGGACGAGAATGCGGCGATCGAGATCGCCTATTTCTTCAAGCCGGAAGAGATCGTCGGCTAA
- a CDS encoding DNA polymerase III subunit chi: MQVDFYHLTRTPLERALPRIAEKVLESGGRLLIVVEDAAVRGKLDQSLWAYRSESFLPHAQAGGPEDARQPVLIGAGVDAANGARNVALVDGMWRDEALDFDRAFHFFDEDAIVEARIAWKALADREGVVRNYWKQDENGRWEKAA; the protein is encoded by the coding sequence ATGCAGGTCGATTTCTATCATCTTACCCGCACGCCGCTGGAGCGCGCGCTACCCCGGATCGCCGAAAAGGTGCTGGAGAGCGGCGGGCGGCTGCTGATCGTGGTCGAGGACGCCGCGGTGCGGGGCAAGCTCGATCAGTCGCTGTGGGCATATCGCTCCGAAAGTTTCCTGCCGCATGCCCAGGCGGGTGGGCCGGAGGATGCGCGGCAGCCGGTGCTGATCGGCGCGGGGGTCGACGCCGCCAACGGCGCGCGCAACGTGGCGCTGGTCGATGGGATGTGGCGCGATGAGGCGCTGGACTTCGACCGCGCATTTCATTTCTTCGACGAGGACGCCATCGTCGAAGCGCGGATCGCGTGGAAGGCGCTCGCGGATCGCGAGGGTGTCGTGCGAAACTATTGGAAGCAGGACGAAAACGGCCGCTGGGAGAAGGCCGCCTGA
- the lptD gene encoding LPS assembly protein LptD, with product MPPPSTTALPESGDQVQFNADQLDYDYEADIVTANGDVRMYRNSDRLRADKVTWNRNTGQVVAEGNIVLVNPEGDAAYGDKIELTDSLKDGMVENMLVVLDAGGRIAAERGQRSDGIITVENAAYTPCAVTDSANCPKEPSWKITANRVVYDPALRRIRYTGARISVFGIASIPLPVFSHPIGGLSDNGFLMPDIRYSRTNGLQFALPYFFSLSPNRDLTVTPRVYTSVLPMMQAEYRELNSHGAFKVSAYGTYSRRSDDLTVPLTPATSKTDFRGYLDAVGRFQLDPNWTASASFRLTTDRTFLRRYDISRDDRLRNNIRVERIDPDSYFAINAWVVQTLRVGERQGLQPYAFPEIDYRRRMDDGLIGGRFEFQVNSLAIGRSDGQDSQRAFASARWDLRKLTAWGQELTLTAYARGDVYNSRETLLTTVPSYRGTEGFQFRGIGAVALDMKWPLVGELFGGTQRITPRLQIVAAPPLENLKVPNEDARAVDLEDSNLFALNRFPGYDRFEDSTRFTWGVDYALYLPGFTLDANVGQSYRISSAPTLFPDGTGLTDRVSDIVGRTVVRFRDFVSFTHRYRIDKDTFAFRRNEIDATVGSRDTYVQLGYLRLNRNIGPALEDLQDREEARVGARVKIAKFWSVSGSILIDLTDRNEDITSQSDGFEPVRHRLGVTYEDDCLRLGLTWKRDYETTGDARRGNSYILSLAFKNLGR from the coding sequence GTGCCGCCGCCTTCCACGACGGCTCTGCCCGAATCCGGCGATCAGGTTCAGTTCAACGCCGATCAGCTCGATTACGATTACGAAGCCGATATCGTTACCGCCAACGGCGACGTGCGCATGTACCGCAACAGCGATCGCCTGCGTGCCGACAAGGTGACATGGAACCGCAACACCGGTCAGGTGGTGGCGGAGGGCAACATCGTCCTCGTCAACCCCGAAGGTGACGCGGCCTATGGCGACAAGATCGAGCTGACCGATTCGCTGAAAGACGGCATGGTCGAGAACATGCTCGTTGTGCTCGACGCGGGCGGCCGGATCGCCGCTGAGCGCGGCCAGCGCAGCGACGGCATCATTACCGTCGAAAACGCGGCATATACGCCGTGCGCTGTCACGGATTCGGCGAATTGCCCGAAAGAGCCTTCATGGAAGATCACCGCCAATCGAGTGGTATATGATCCCGCGCTGCGCCGCATCCGCTATACCGGCGCGCGCATCTCCGTGTTCGGCATCGCCAGCATCCCGCTGCCGGTCTTCTCGCACCCGATCGGCGGCCTCAGCGACAACGGCTTCCTGATGCCCGATATCCGCTACAGCCGGACCAATGGGCTGCAGTTCGCGCTACCCTATTTCTTCAGTCTCTCTCCCAATCGCGACCTGACCGTCACGCCCCGCGTCTATACCAGCGTACTGCCGATGATGCAGGCCGAGTATCGCGAGCTCAATTCGCATGGCGCCTTCAAGGTCAGTGCCTATGGCACTTATAGCCGCCGTTCGGACGATCTGACCGTGCCGCTTACGCCGGCGACGTCGAAGACCGATTTCCGCGGCTATCTCGACGCGGTCGGCCGCTTCCAGCTCGACCCGAACTGGACCGCGAGCGCGTCGTTCCGTCTGACCACCGACCGCACCTTCCTGCGCCGCTACGATATTTCGCGCGACGATCGCCTGCGCAACAATATCCGCGTCGAGCGCATCGATCCGGACAGCTATTTCGCGATCAACGCCTGGGTGGTGCAGACCCTGCGCGTCGGTGAGCGTCAGGGACTCCAGCCCTATGCCTTCCCTGAGATCGATTACCGCCGCCGGATGGACGATGGTCTGATCGGCGGCCGCTTCGAGTTCCAGGTCAACAGCCTCGCGATCGGCCGCTCGGACGGTCAGGATTCGCAGCGCGCCTTCGCCAGCGCGCGCTGGGATCTGCGCAAGCTCACCGCGTGGGGGCAGGAACTGACGCTGACCGCCTATGCCCGCGGCGATGTCTATAATTCCCGGGAGACGCTGCTGACCACGGTTCCGAGCTATCGCGGCACCGAGGGGTTCCAGTTCCGCGGGATCGGCGCGGTGGCGCTCGATATGAAATGGCCGCTCGTCGGCGAATTGTTTGGCGGTACGCAGCGCATCACCCCGCGCCTACAGATCGTTGCCGCTCCGCCGCTGGAGAATCTCAAGGTTCCCAATGAGGACGCCCGCGCGGTCGATCTGGAGGATTCCAACCTCTTCGCCCTCAACCGCTTTCCCGGTTACGACCGTTTCGAGGATTCGACGCGCTTCACCTGGGGTGTCGATTACGCACTGTATCTGCCCGGCTTCACGCTCGATGCGAATGTCGGCCAGAGCTACCGCATCTCGTCGGCGCCAACGCTGTTCCCGGACGGCACCGGCCTCACCGACCGCGTCTCCGATATCGTCGGCCGCACGGTGGTGCGCTTCCGCGACTTTGTCAGCTTCACGCACCGCTATCGCATCGATAAGGATACGTTCGCCTTTCGCCGTAACGAGATCGACGCCACGGTCGGCTCGCGCGATACCTATGTCCAGCTCGGCTATCTGCGTCTCAACCGCAATATCGGCCCGGCGTTGGAGGACCTGCAAGATCGCGAGGAAGCGCGTGTCGGCGCCCGCGTGAAGATCGCCAAATTCTGGTCGGTCTCAGGCTCGATCCTGATCGACCTTACCGACCGCAACGAAGACATCACTTCTCAGTCCGACGGCTTCGAGCCGGTTCGCCACCGGCTGGGCGTTACTTATGAGGACGATTGCCTTCGCCTTGGCCTGACCTGGAAGCGCGACTATGAGACGACCGGCGACGCCCGCCGCGGCAATAGCTACATCCTGAGTCTGGCATTCAAGAACCTGGGGCGCTAA
- a CDS encoding peptidylprolyl isomerase: MKIGVAKAIRSGRKSVLMLAVAGLASAGVAQTVPQQDLNAIAKGLDLPENLTIFGTANPSTRKATAVVNDSVITGTDVEQRVNLIIGLNKLNLKPQERDELRLTVLRQLIDETLQIQEAKANDIVIDKKEIDSTFARVGKNYGRDPDQFRGWLRQMGTSERSLRRQVEGELAWARLLRRRVDINVSDAEVKEILARLEASKGTEEYHLFEIYQNATPDRAQEVATGMQRMIQQMREGTPFDYLAKTYSESSTKSQGGDLSWVRPGMLPDALANAVQTMQPGQVAGPIELPTGFSILYLAEKRQVLMADPKDAKVSLRQITVHFAKGTTEERATAIASEFATATQAIQGCGDVARVAAAQNAEVADRDGLVIKDMPPGIQNLLLPLQVGQVTRPFGAIDESVSVLVVCGRDDPPSANLPSEDQLKEGLEEQRTNIRAQRMLRDLRRDALVEYR; encoded by the coding sequence GTGAAAATCGGTGTTGCAAAGGCGATCCGCTCGGGCCGCAAATCGGTCTTGATGCTTGCGGTCGCGGGGCTTGCGTCGGCAGGTGTGGCGCAGACGGTTCCCCAACAGGATCTGAATGCGATCGCCAAGGGGCTCGACCTCCCGGAAAATCTGACGATCTTCGGCACGGCCAATCCCAGCACCCGGAAGGCCACCGCGGTTGTCAACGATTCTGTGATCACCGGCACCGATGTCGAGCAGCGCGTCAATCTGATCATCGGGCTCAACAAGCTGAACCTGAAACCGCAGGAGCGCGACGAGCTTCGCCTCACGGTGCTGCGTCAGTTGATCGACGAGACGCTGCAGATTCAGGAAGCCAAGGCCAACGACATCGTGATCGACAAGAAGGAGATCGATTCGACCTTTGCCCGGGTCGGCAAGAATTACGGCCGCGATCCCGATCAGTTCCGCGGCTGGCTTCGCCAGATGGGCACGTCGGAACGGTCGCTGCGCCGCCAGGTCGAGGGCGAACTCGCCTGGGCGCGCCTGCTGCGCCGCCGCGTCGACATCAACGTCAGCGATGCCGAGGTGAAGGAAATCCTCGCCCGGCTGGAAGCCTCGAAGGGTACCGAGGAGTATCACCTCTTCGAGATCTACCAGAACGCCACGCCAGACCGCGCGCAGGAAGTCGCAACCGGCATGCAGCGCATGATCCAGCAGATGCGCGAAGGCACGCCGTTCGACTATCTCGCCAAGACCTATTCCGAATCCTCGACCAAATCGCAGGGCGGCGATCTGAGCTGGGTGCGCCCCGGCATGCTGCCCGACGCGCTGGCTAATGCCGTGCAGACGATGCAACCGGGCCAGGTCGCCGGTCCGATCGAGCTGCCGACCGGCTTCTCGATCCTGTATCTGGCCGAGAAGCGCCAAGTGCTGATGGCCGATCCCAAGGATGCCAAGGTCAGCCTGCGCCAGATTACCGTTCACTTCGCCAAGGGCACGACGGAAGAGCGGGCGACCGCGATCGCCAGCGAGTTCGCGACCGCGACCCAGGCGATACAGGGCTGCGGCGACGTGGCACGCGTGGCGGCGGCGCAGAACGCCGAAGTCGCCGATCGGGACGGGCTGGTGATCAAGGACATGCCGCCGGGCATCCAGAACCTGCTGCTCCCGCTCCAGGTCGGGCAGGTCACCCGGCCGTTCGGCGCGATCGACGAGAGCGTGAGCGTCCTCGTGGTCTGCGGCCGCGACGATCCGCCCAGCGCGAACCTTCCTTCGGAAGACCAGCTCAAGGAAGGGCTCGAGGAGCAGCGGACCAACATCCGCGCCCAGCGCATGCTCCGCGATCTTCGCCGGGATGCGCTTGTCGAATATCGCTGA
- the pdxA gene encoding 4-hydroxythreonine-4-phosphate dehydrogenase PdxA: MRLSNIADPVGERTIRPLAVSMGDSAGVGPEITAKAWKARALHSLAPFFAVGDPRAVAKVWDGPVASITDPEEANAAFDHALPVLAVGDAGDVTPGVPDDRSARIALHSLELAVGLASAGAAGGVVTGPVSKAQLYGIGFTHPGQTEFVAERCGVSGENAVMMLAGPTLRVVPLTVHIAVADVPSSLSIEMIVAKGRVTARGLLRNFGIERPRLAFAGLNPHAGEGGAIGREEIDIIAPAIELLRAEGIDAVGPFAADTMFHARARAGYDVALCPYHDQALVPIKTLHFDEGVNITLGLPIVRTSPDHGTAFGIAGKDQAHPGAMIAAIRMAASAAQRRAEAGA, from the coding sequence ATGCGCTTGTCGAATATCGCTGATCCTGTCGGCGAGCGGACGATCCGTCCGCTCGCCGTTTCGATGGGGGATTCCGCCGGAGTCGGCCCCGAGATCACTGCCAAGGCATGGAAGGCGCGGGCGCTGCATTCGCTCGCGCCCTTTTTCGCGGTGGGTGATCCGCGTGCGGTGGCAAAGGTATGGGACGGGCCAGTGGCGTCGATCACCGATCCCGAGGAGGCCAACGCGGCTTTCGATCATGCCCTGCCAGTGCTCGCGGTGGGCGATGCCGGCGATGTCACGCCCGGGGTTCCAGATGACCGCTCGGCACGGATCGCGCTCCATTCGCTCGAACTCGCGGTCGGCCTGGCCAGCGCCGGTGCGGCGGGTGGCGTGGTGACCGGGCCGGTGTCCAAGGCGCAGCTTTATGGGATCGGCTTCACCCATCCCGGGCAGACCGAATTCGTCGCCGAGCGCTGCGGCGTCTCGGGCGAGAACGCGGTGATGATGCTGGCGGGACCGACGCTAAGGGTTGTGCCGCTCACCGTGCACATCGCCGTGGCCGATGTGCCTTCGTCGCTTTCGATCGAGATGATCGTCGCCAAAGGGCGGGTCACCGCCCGCGGCCTGCTGCGCAACTTCGGGATCGAGCGACCGCGCTTGGCCTTTGCCGGGCTCAATCCGCATGCCGGTGAAGGCGGTGCGATCGGGCGCGAGGAGATCGACATCATCGCCCCGGCGATCGAACTGCTCCGCGCCGAGGGGATCGATGCGGTCGGGCCGTTCGCTGCCGATACGATGTTCCATGCCCGCGCCCGCGCCGGCTACGATGTCGCGCTCTGCCCCTATCATGATCAGGCGCTGGTCCCGATCAAGACGCTCCATTTCGACGAGGGCGTGAACATCACGCTCGGCCTGCCGATCGTGCGCACCTCGCCCGATCACGGCACCGCGTTCGGCATCGCCGGCAAGGATCAGGCGCATCCCGGCGCTATGATCGCCGCCATCCGCATGGCCGCCAGCGCGGCCCAGCGCCGGGCCGAAGCTGGAGCGTGA
- the rsmA gene encoding 16S rRNA (adenine(1518)-N(6)/adenine(1519)-N(6))-dimethyltransferase RsmA, which yields MTALPPLRDVIQRYGLSASKALGQNFLFDHQLLARIARVPGDLASAEVFEVGPGPGGLTRALLEAGASVVAVERDRRCIPALAELGEFFPGKLRVIEGDALEIDAPALFGGKPHIVANLPYNVGTALLVGWLSATWQPWWASLTLMFQKEVAERIVAKAGEDAYGRLAVLAQWRSLPKIAMNVHRSAFTPPPKVMSAVVHIVPGEEPEGVRFKTLEALTAAAFGQRRKMLRQSLKGMPGAIEAMETLGIDSARRAETVSVDEFVALARVMSANV from the coding sequence GTGACCGCCCTTCCCCCGCTCCGCGACGTTATCCAAAGATATGGGCTAAGCGCCAGCAAGGCGCTGGGGCAGAATTTCCTGTTCGACCACCAGTTGCTCGCGCGCATCGCCAGGGTGCCGGGGGATCTGGCGAGCGCGGAAGTGTTCGAGGTCGGGCCAGGCCCTGGCGGATTGACGCGGGCGCTGCTCGAGGCAGGCGCCAGCGTGGTCGCAGTGGAGCGCGACCGGCGCTGCATTCCGGCGCTGGCCGAATTGGGCGAATTCTTCCCCGGCAAGCTGCGCGTGATCGAAGGCGACGCGCTGGAGATCGATGCTCCCGCCCTGTTCGGCGGCAAGCCCCATATCGTCGCAAACCTGCCCTATAATGTCGGGACAGCGCTGCTGGTCGGTTGGCTGTCGGCGACGTGGCAGCCATGGTGGGCGAGCCTGACGCTGATGTTCCAGAAGGAGGTCGCGGAGCGGATCGTGGCGAAGGCAGGCGAAGACGCTTATGGGCGGCTCGCGGTGCTGGCGCAGTGGCGTTCGCTCCCGAAGATCGCGATGAACGTGCACCGTTCGGCCTTCACCCCGCCCCCCAAGGTGATGTCGGCGGTGGTGCATATCGTGCCGGGCGAGGAGCCCGAAGGCGTGCGCTTCAAGACGCTGGAAGCGCTAACCGCGGCGGCATTCGGCCAGCGCCGCAAGATGCTGCGGCAGAGCCTGAAAGGCATGCCCGGTGCGATCGAGGCGATGGAGACGCTGGGGATCGATTCAGCGCGGCGCGCGGAGACGGTTTCGGTGGACGAATTCGTGGCACTGGCGCGGGTGATGAGCGCGAATGTTTAG